A DNA window from Citrobacter tructae contains the following coding sequences:
- the rplA gene encoding 50S ribosomal protein L1, with translation MAKLTKRMRVIRDKVDATKQYDINEAIALLKELATAKFVESVDVAVNLGIDARKSDQNVRGATVLPHGTGRSVRVAVFTQGANAEAAKAAGAELVGMEDLAEQIKKGEMNFDVVIASPDAMRVVGQLGQVLGPRGLMPNPKVGTVTPNVAEAVKNAKAGQVRYRNDKNGIIHTTIGKVDFDADKLKENLESLLVALKKAKPTQAKGVYIKKVSLSTTMGAGVAVDQSGLTATVAN, from the coding sequence ATGGCTAAACTGACCAAGCGTATGCGCGTGATCCGTGACAAAGTTGATGCAACTAAACAGTACGACATCAACGAAGCTATTGCTCTGCTGAAAGAGCTGGCCACTGCTAAATTCGTAGAAAGCGTGGACGTTGCCGTTAACCTCGGTATCGACGCTCGTAAATCTGACCAGAACGTACGTGGTGCAACTGTACTGCCGCACGGTACTGGCCGTTCCGTTCGCGTTGCCGTATTTACCCAGGGTGCAAACGCAGAAGCTGCTAAAGCTGCTGGCGCTGAACTGGTAGGTATGGAAGATCTGGCTGAGCAGATCAAAAAAGGCGAAATGAACTTTGACGTTGTTATTGCTTCCCCGGATGCAATGCGCGTTGTTGGCCAGCTGGGCCAGGTTCTGGGTCCGCGTGGCCTGATGCCAAACCCGAAAGTTGGTACTGTAACTCCTAACGTTGCTGAAGCAGTTAAGAACGCTAAAGCGGGTCAGGTTCGTTACCGTAACGACAAAAACGGCATCATCCACACTACCATCGGTAAAGTGGATTTTGACGCTGACAAACTGAAAGAAAACCTGGAATCTCTGCTGGTTGCGCTGAAAAAAGCAAAACCGACTCAGGCAAAAGGCGTGTACATCAAGAAAGTTAGCCTCTCCACCACCATGGGTGCTGGCGTTGCCGTTGATCAGTCCGGTCTGACTGCGACTGTGGCGAACTAA
- the rplK gene encoding 50S ribosomal protein L11, whose amino-acid sequence MAKKVQAYVKLQVAAGMANPSPPVGPALGQQGVNIMEFCKAFNAKTESLEKGLPIPVVITVYADRSFTFVTKTPPAAVLLKKAAGIKSGSGKPNKDKVGKISRAQLQEIAQTKAADMTGSDIEAMTRSIEGTARSMGLVVED is encoded by the coding sequence ATGGCTAAGAAAGTCCAAGCCTATGTCAAGCTGCAGGTTGCAGCTGGTATGGCTAACCCGAGCCCGCCGGTAGGTCCAGCACTGGGTCAACAAGGCGTGAACATCATGGAATTCTGCAAAGCGTTCAACGCAAAAACTGAATCCCTGGAAAAAGGTCTGCCGATCCCGGTTGTTATCACCGTTTACGCTGACCGTTCATTCACTTTCGTTACCAAAACGCCTCCGGCAGCAGTTCTGCTGAAGAAAGCGGCTGGTATCAAGTCTGGTTCCGGTAAGCCGAACAAAGACAAAGTGGGTAAAATTTCCCGCGCTCAGTTGCAGGAAATCGCGCAGACCAAAGCTGCCGACATGACTGGTTCCGACATTGAAGCGATGACTCGCTCCATTGAAGGTACTGCACGTTCCATGGGCCTGGTAGTGGAGGATTAA
- the nusG gene encoding transcription termination/antitermination protein NusG produces the protein MSEAPKKRWYVVQAFSGFEGRVATSLREYIKLQNMEELFGEVMVPTEEVVEIRGGQRRKSERKFFPGYVLVQMVMNDASWHLVRSVPRVMGFIGGTSDRPAPISDKEVDAIMNRLQQVGDKPRPKTMFEPGEMVRVSDGPFADFNGVVEEVDYEKSRLKVSVSIFGRATPVELDFAQVEKA, from the coding sequence ATGTCTGAAGCCCCTAAAAAGCGCTGGTACGTCGTTCAGGCGTTTTCCGGTTTTGAAGGCCGCGTAGCCACATCGCTGCGTGAGTATATCAAGTTACAAAATATGGAAGAGCTGTTTGGCGAAGTCATGGTGCCGACCGAAGAAGTGGTCGAAATCCGTGGTGGCCAGCGTCGCAAAAGCGAACGTAAATTCTTCCCAGGCTACGTACTGGTCCAGATGGTCATGAATGATGCAAGCTGGCACCTGGTGCGCAGTGTACCGCGCGTGATGGGCTTCATCGGTGGTACTTCTGACCGTCCGGCACCAATCAGCGATAAAGAAGTTGATGCGATCATGAACCGTCTGCAGCAGGTTGGTGATAAGCCGCGTCCGAAAACAATGTTTGAGCCAGGTGAAATGGTCCGTGTTAGTGACGGTCCGTTTGCTGACTTTAACGGTGTGGTTGAAGAAGTGGATTACGAGAAGTCTCGTCTGAAGGTTTCCGTATCTATCTTCGGTCGTGCGACGCCGGTTGAGCTAGATTTTGCTCAGGTTGAGAAAGCCTAA
- the secE gene encoding preprotein translocase subunit SecE, translating into MSANTEAQGSGRGLEAMKWVIVAVLLLVAIVGNYLYRDMMLPLRALAVVILIAAAGGVALLTTKGKATVAFAREARTEVRKVIWPTRQETLHTTLIVAAVTAVMSLILWGLDGILVRLVSFITGLRF; encoded by the coding sequence ATGAGTGCGAATACCGAAGCTCAAGGAAGCGGGCGTGGCCTGGAAGCGATGAAGTGGGTTATTGTCGCTGTATTGCTGCTTGTAGCTATCGTGGGCAACTACCTTTATCGTGACATGATGCTGCCATTGCGTGCGTTGGCTGTAGTGATTCTGATTGCTGCAGCGGGTGGTGTCGCGCTGTTGACAACAAAAGGTAAAGCGACTGTTGCTTTTGCCCGTGAAGCGAGAACCGAAGTCCGTAAGGTCATTTGGCCGACTCGCCAGGAAACATTGCACACCACGTTGATTGTGGCTGCGGTTACCGCAGTTATGTCACTGATCCTGTGGGGACTGGATGGTATTCTGGTTCGCCTGGTATCCTTTATCACTGGCCTGAGGTTCTAA
- the tuf gene encoding elongation factor Tu, giving the protein MSKEKFERTKPHVNVGTIGHVDHGKTTLTAAITTVLAKTYGGAARAFDQIDNAPEEKARGITINTSHVEYDTPTRHYAHVDCPGHADYVKNMITGAAQMDGAILVVAATDGPMPQTREHILLGRQVGVPYIIVFLNKCDMVDDEELLELVEMEVRELLSQYDFPGDDTPIVRGSALKALEGDAEWEAKIIELAGFLDSYIPEPERAIDKPFLLPIEDVFSISGRGTVVTGRVERGIVKVGEEVEIVGIKETAKSTCTGVEMFRKLLDEGRAGENVGVLLRGIKREEIERGQVLAKPGSIKPHTKFESEVYILSKDEGGRHTPFFKGYRPQFYFRTTDVTGTIELPEGVEMVMPGDNIKMVVTLIHPIAMDDGLRFAIREGGRTVGAGVVAKVMS; this is encoded by the coding sequence ATGTCTAAAGAAAAATTTGAACGTACTAAACCGCACGTTAACGTCGGTACTATCGGCCACGTTGACCATGGTAAAACAACGCTGACTGCTGCAATCACTACCGTTCTGGCTAAAACCTACGGCGGTGCTGCTCGCGCATTCGATCAGATCGATAACGCGCCGGAAGAAAAAGCACGTGGTATCACCATCAACACTTCTCACGTTGAATATGACACCCCGACTCGCCACTACGCACACGTAGACTGCCCGGGCCACGCCGACTATGTTAAAAACATGATCACCGGTGCTGCGCAGATGGACGGCGCGATCCTGGTTGTTGCTGCGACTGACGGCCCGATGCCGCAGACTCGTGAGCACATCCTGCTGGGTCGTCAGGTTGGCGTTCCGTACATCATCGTGTTCCTGAACAAATGCGACATGGTTGATGACGAAGAGCTGCTGGAACTGGTAGAAATGGAAGTTCGTGAACTTCTGTCTCAGTACGATTTCCCGGGTGACGACACTCCGATCGTTCGTGGTTCTGCTCTGAAAGCGCTGGAAGGCGACGCAGAGTGGGAAGCGAAAATCATCGAACTGGCTGGCTTCCTGGATTCTTATATCCCGGAACCAGAGCGTGCGATTGACAAGCCGTTCCTGCTGCCTATCGAAGACGTATTCTCCATCTCCGGCCGTGGTACCGTTGTTACCGGTCGTGTAGAGCGCGGTATCGTTAAAGTTGGCGAAGAAGTTGAAATCGTTGGTATCAAAGAGACTGCTAAGTCTACCTGTACTGGCGTTGAAATGTTCCGCAAACTGCTGGACGAAGGCCGTGCTGGTGAGAACGTTGGTGTTCTGCTGCGTGGTATCAAACGTGAAGAAATCGAACGTGGTCAGGTACTGGCTAAGCCGGGCTCTATCAAGCCGCACACCAAGTTCGAATCTGAAGTTTACATTCTGTCCAAAGACGAAGGCGGCCGTCATACTCCGTTCTTCAAAGGCTACCGTCCTCAGTTCTACTTCCGTACTACTGACGTGACTGGTACCATCGAACTGCCAGAAGGCGTAGAGATGGTAATGCCGGGCGACAACATCAAAATGGTTGTTACCCTGATCCACCCAATCGCGATGGACGACGGTCTGCGTTTCGCAATCCGTGAAGGCGGTCGTACCGTTGGCGCGGGCGTTGTTGCCAAAGTAATGAGCTAA
- the coaA gene encoding type I pantothenate kinase, whose protein sequence is MSIKEQALMTPYLQFDRNQWAALRDSVPMTLTEEEIARLKGINEDLSLEEVAEIYLPLSRLLNFYISSNLRRQAVLEQFLGTNGERIPYIISIAGSVAVGKSTTARVLQALLSRWPEHRKVELITTDGFLHPNQVLKDRGLMKKKGFPQSYDMHRLVKFVSDLKSGVPNVTAPVYSHLIYDVIPDGDKTVAQPDILILEGLNVLQSGMDYPHDPHHVFVSDFVDFSIYVDAPEELLQTWYINRFLKFREGAFTNPDSYFHNYAKLSEDEAINTATSLWKEINWLNLKQNILPTRERASLIMTKSANHAVEQVRLRK, encoded by the coding sequence ATGAGTATAAAAGAGCAAGCGTTAATGACGCCTTACCTACAGTTTGATCGCAACCAGTGGGCTGCGCTTCGTGATTCCGTGCCGATGACCCTGACCGAGGAAGAAATTGCTCGTCTGAAAGGCATTAATGAAGATTTATCGCTGGAAGAAGTTGCCGAGATTTATTTGCCCTTATCGCGTTTGCTAAATTTTTACATCAGTTCAAACCTGCGTCGTCAGGCTGTTCTGGAGCAATTTTTAGGCACTAACGGCGAGCGTATCCCTTATATCATCAGTATTGCTGGCAGCGTCGCGGTAGGAAAAAGTACCACTGCACGCGTCCTACAGGCATTGTTGAGCCGCTGGCCTGAGCATCGCAAGGTTGAGTTAATTACTACCGATGGTTTTCTTCATCCTAACCAGGTGTTGAAAGATCGTGGACTCATGAAGAAAAAAGGCTTTCCTCAGTCCTATGATATGCACCGTCTGGTCAAATTCGTTTCCGACCTCAAGTCAGGCGTTCCTAACGTCACAGCGCCGGTCTATTCACATCTTATCTATGATGTGATCCCTGATGGGGACAAAACCGTCGCCCAGCCAGATATATTAATTCTCGAAGGATTGAATGTATTACAAAGCGGGATGGATTACCCTCACGATCCACATCATGTATTTGTTTCTGACTTCGTTGACTTCTCTATTTACGTTGATGCGCCAGAAGAATTACTCCAGACATGGTATATCAATCGGTTCCTGAAATTCCGGGAAGGGGCATTTACCAACCCCGACTCTTATTTCCATAATTACGCAAAACTGTCCGAAGATGAGGCGATCAATACTGCCACATCACTTTGGAAAGAAATTAACTGGCTGAATTTAAAACAAAATATTTTACCAACGCGTGAGCGAGCCAGCTTAATCATGACCAAAAGTGCCAACCATGCCGTTGAACAAGTCAGATTACGGAAATAA
- the birA gene encoding bifunctional biotin--[acetyl-CoA-carboxylase] ligase/biotin operon repressor BirA gives MKDNTVPLTLISLLADGEFHSGEQLGEKLGMSRAAINKHIQTLRDWGIDVFTVPGKGYSLPEPIQLLDSSVIHSQLDGGNITVLPVIDSTNQYLLDRIGQLESGDACIAEYQQAGRGRRGRKWFSPFGANLYLSMFWRLEQGPAAAIGLSLVIGIVMAEVLRDLGADKVRVKWPNDLYLLDRKLAGILVELTGRTGDAAQIVIGAGINMSMRRVEENVVNQGWINLQEAGINIDRNALAARLIRELRAALVLFEQEGLAPYLSRWKKLDNFINRPVKLIIGDKEIFGVSRGIDAQGALLLEQDGVIKPWMGGEISLRSAE, from the coding sequence ATGAAGGATAATACCGTACCCTTGACGCTTATTTCATTACTGGCCGATGGTGAATTTCATTCAGGCGAACAGCTCGGTGAAAAGCTGGGAATGAGCCGCGCTGCTATCAACAAACACATCCAGACGCTACGTGACTGGGGTATTGATGTATTTACGGTTCCCGGTAAAGGATACAGTTTACCGGAACCCATCCAGCTCCTGGATTCATCAGTTATTCATTCTCAGCTGGATGGCGGAAATATTACTGTCCTACCGGTGATCGATTCGACCAATCAATATCTTTTGGATCGTATTGGTCAACTGGAATCAGGTGATGCCTGTATCGCTGAATATCAGCAGGCCGGACGTGGCCGTCGCGGGCGAAAATGGTTCTCTCCGTTTGGTGCTAACCTTTATCTCTCAATGTTCTGGCGTCTGGAGCAGGGACCGGCAGCCGCGATTGGCCTGAGCCTGGTCATTGGAATTGTAATGGCAGAAGTATTACGTGATCTGGGTGCCGATAAGGTGCGTGTGAAATGGCCCAACGATCTCTATCTGCTTGATCGTAAATTGGCGGGCATCCTGGTTGAACTTACCGGTAGAACAGGCGATGCCGCGCAAATTGTCATTGGCGCAGGCATTAATATGTCCATGCGACGTGTAGAAGAAAATGTGGTCAATCAGGGGTGGATTAACCTGCAAGAGGCAGGAATTAACATTGATCGCAATGCGCTTGCAGCCCGACTGATCCGCGAGTTGCGTGCAGCACTGGTGCTGTTTGAACAAGAAGGTCTAGCCCCTTATCTGTCCCGCTGGAAGAAACTGGATAACTTTATCAATCGTCCTGTTAAATTGATTATTGGCGATAAAGAAATATTCGGTGTATCCCGGGGAATAGATGCGCAAGGTGCGCTATTACTTGAACAGGATGGTGTGATAAAACCGTGGATGGGTGGAGAAATATCACTCCGAAGTGCAGAATAA
- the murB gene encoding UDP-N-acetylmuramate dehydrogenase, translating to MNHSLKAWNTFGIDQYANELVYAENEQQLLNAWQSAKAVNHPVLILGEGSNVLFLDAFHGTVIANRIKGIEITEQPDAWHLHVGAGENWHHLVQYTLQLGMPGLENLALIPGCVGSSPIQNIGAYGVELQRVCEYVDCVELTTGKHLRVTAADCRFGYRDSIFKHEYQDRFAIVAVGLRLPKQWQPVLTYGDLTRLDPSTVTPQQVFDAVCHMRTTKLPDPKVQGNAGSFFKNPVVTAHIAQELLDKFPTAPHYPQKEGSVKLAAGWLIDQCQLKGASIGGAAVHQQQALVLINADNATSQDVVQLAHHVRQKVGEKFNVWLEPEVRFIGQQGEVNAVEIIA from the coding sequence ATGAATCACTCCCTTAAAGCCTGGAACACCTTCGGTATCGATCAGTATGCTAATGAACTTGTCTACGCCGAAAATGAGCAACAACTACTGAATGCCTGGCAATCAGCTAAAGCAGTAAATCATCCAGTTTTGATTCTGGGCGAGGGGAGTAACGTCCTGTTTCTTGATGCCTTCCATGGAACGGTGATCGCTAACCGTATTAAGGGCATTGAGATTACAGAACAACCTGATGCGTGGCATTTGCACGTAGGCGCGGGTGAAAACTGGCATCACCTGGTGCAGTACACGCTACAGTTGGGTATGCCAGGGCTGGAAAACCTGGCGCTAATCCCAGGTTGTGTCGGCTCATCGCCTATCCAAAATATTGGTGCTTACGGTGTAGAGCTGCAACGTGTCTGTGAATATGTAGACTGTGTTGAACTGACTACGGGTAAGCATTTACGCGTCACTGCCGCAGATTGCCGTTTCGGTTATCGCGATAGCATCTTCAAACATGAGTATCAGGATCGCTTTGCAATTGTCGCGGTTGGGCTACGTCTACCAAAGCAATGGCAGCCGGTGCTGACTTACGGTGACTTAACGCGCCTGGATCCTTCGACGGTGACACCACAGCAGGTTTTTGATGCCGTTTGCCATATGCGAACAACAAAACTCCCCGATCCAAAAGTACAGGGCAACGCGGGAAGCTTCTTTAAAAATCCGGTTGTTACTGCACATATTGCGCAGGAACTTCTGGATAAATTCCCGACCGCGCCTCATTACCCTCAGAAAGAGGGTTCGGTGAAACTGGCAGCTGGTTGGCTTATCGATCAATGTCAGCTAAAGGGGGCGAGTATTGGTGGTGCTGCGGTACATCAACAGCAGGCGTTGGTACTCATTAATGCCGACAATGCGACAAGTCAGGATGTGGTACAACTTGCGCATCATGTACGGCAAAAAGTGGGTGAGAAATTTAACGTCTGGCTCGAGCCAGAAGTGAGATTTATTGGCCAACAGGGGGAGGTGAATGCCGTGGAGATCATTGCATGA
- the murI gene encoding glutamate racemase — protein sequence MATKLQDGNTPCLAATPSDPRPTVLVFDSGVGGLSVYNEIRNLLPDLHYIYAFDNVAFPYGEKSEEFIVGRVVEIVTAVQQRYPLSLAVIACNTASTVSLPALREKFAFPVVGVVPAIKPAARLTANGVVGLLATRATVKRSYTHELIARFANECQIALLGSAELVELAEAKLHGETVSLEELRRILRPWLRMSEPPDTVVLGCTHFPLLQEELLQVLPEGTRLVDSGAAIARRTAWLLEHEAPDAKSPDENIAFCMAMTTEAEQLLPVLQRYGFKTLEKLAV from the coding sequence ATGGCTACGAAACTGCAGGACGGGAATACACCTTGTCTGGCAGCTACACCTTCTGATCCACGTCCCACCGTGCTGGTGTTTGATTCCGGCGTCGGTGGGTTGTCGGTCTACAACGAGATCCGGAATCTCTTGCCGGATCTCCACTATATATACGCTTTCGATAACGTCGCCTTTCCTTATGGAGAGAAAAGCGAGGAATTTATTGTCGGGCGTGTTGTTGAGATTGTGACTGCGGTCCAGCAGCGCTATCCCCTCTCTCTTGCGGTTATCGCGTGTAATACGGCAAGCACGGTGTCGCTCCCTGCGTTACGGGAGAAATTTGCCTTTCCGGTGGTAGGCGTGGTGCCTGCTATTAAACCAGCGGCGCGACTCACGGCGAATGGTGTTGTGGGGCTGCTGGCTACGCGTGCAACGGTGAAGCGTTCATATACTCATGAGCTGATCGCGCGGTTTGCAAACGAATGTCAGATAGCGCTGTTGGGTTCCGCCGAGCTGGTGGAACTGGCGGAAGCGAAGCTGCATGGCGAAACAGTTTCTCTGGAAGAGCTGCGCCGTATTCTGCGCCCGTGGTTGCGGATGTCGGAACCACCTGACACGGTGGTGCTTGGGTGCACTCATTTTCCTCTATTGCAGGAAGAGCTTTTACAGGTTCTGCCTGAAGGGACGCGACTGGTGGATTCCGGTGCCGCGATTGCGCGTCGTACGGCCTGGTTGTTAGAACATGAAGCGCCTGATGCGAAATCACCTGACGAGAACATCGCCTTCTGTATGGCAATGACCACTGAAGCTGAACAGTTATTGCCCGTTCTACAGCGTTATGGCTTCAAAACGCTCGAAAAACTGGCAGTTTAA
- the btuB gene encoding TonB-dependent vitamin B12 receptor BtuB, whose translation MIKKSLLLTALSVAAFSSWAQDASLDTLVVTANRFQQPLSAVLAPITVVTRQDIDRWQSTSVNDVLRRLPGVDIAQSGGMGQNSSIFIRGTNASHVLVLIDGVRLNLAGVSGSADLSQFPVSLVQRIEYIRGPRSAVYGSDAIGGVVNIITTREKPGTELTAGMGSNGYQNYDVSTQQQLGENTRVTLMGDYAYTKGFDVVAYGSTGSQAQPDKDGFLSKTLYGALEHNFSDTWSGFVRGYGYDNRTNYDSYYSPGSALLDTRKLYSQSWDAGLRFNGEQIQSQLVSSYSHSKDYNYDPDYGRYDSSATLDEMKQYNVQWSNSMVVGHGNVGAGVDWQKQTTEPGTGYVTDGYDQRNTGLYLTGLQQLGDFTFEGAARSDDNSEFGRHGTWQTSAGWAFIDGYRFIASYGTSYKAPNLGQLHGYYGNSNLDPEESKQWEGAFEGLTAGVNWRVSGYRNDIDDMIDYDPHTEKYFNEGKVRIKGVEATANFDTGPLAHTLSYDYVDSRNAITDKPLARRSKQQVKYQLDWQVYDFDWGLTYHYLGTRYDTDYVTYQPVKMGGVSLWDLAVSYPITSQLTVRGKIANLFDKDYETVYGYETAGREYTLSGSYTF comes from the coding sequence ATGATTAAAAAATCATTGCTGCTGACGGCACTTTCCGTCGCGGCATTTTCTAGTTGGGCGCAGGACGCTAGCCTGGATACACTCGTCGTCACTGCGAACCGTTTTCAGCAGCCCCTTAGTGCCGTTCTTGCCCCCATTACTGTTGTTACGCGCCAGGATATCGATCGCTGGCAATCCACCTCTGTGAATGACGTTCTGCGTCGGCTGCCGGGTGTCGATATCGCGCAAAGCGGCGGTATGGGACAGAACTCGTCTATTTTTATTCGTGGGACCAATGCCAGCCATGTGCTGGTGCTGATTGACGGCGTGCGCCTGAACTTAGCGGGGGTGAGCGGCTCAGCCGATCTCAGCCAGTTCCCGGTATCACTGGTGCAACGTATAGAATACATTCGCGGGCCGCGTTCCGCTGTTTATGGTTCTGATGCGATTGGCGGTGTGGTGAATATCATTACCACGCGAGAAAAGCCGGGGACGGAATTGACCGCCGGTATGGGCAGTAATGGTTATCAGAATTACGATGTCTCAACCCAACAACAGTTAGGCGAGAATACGCGCGTTACGCTGATGGGGGATTATGCCTATACCAAAGGTTTTGATGTTGTCGCCTACGGCAGCACCGGTTCTCAGGCGCAGCCCGACAAAGATGGTTTCTTAAGTAAGACACTGTATGGCGCACTGGAACACAACTTCTCCGACACATGGAGCGGGTTTGTTCGTGGCTATGGCTATGATAACCGCACCAATTATGACTCCTACTATTCCCCCGGCTCGGCGCTTCTCGATACCCGCAAGCTCTACAGCCAGAGTTGGGATGCAGGGCTGCGTTTTAATGGCGAGCAAATCCAGTCGCAGCTGGTTTCCAGCTACAGCCACAGCAAAGACTACAACTATGATCCGGATTATGGCCGCTACGACTCCTCAGCAACCCTGGATGAGATGAAGCAATATAATGTTCAGTGGTCAAACAGCATGGTGGTGGGCCACGGTAACGTTGGCGCAGGCGTTGACTGGCAAAAGCAAACCACAGAGCCTGGCACCGGGTATGTCACGGACGGTTACGATCAGCGTAACACGGGCCTCTATCTGACCGGATTGCAACAGCTTGGCGACTTCACCTTTGAAGGTGCGGCGCGTAGCGACGACAACTCCGAGTTTGGTCGTCATGGAACATGGCAAACCAGCGCCGGATGGGCGTTTATTGACGGTTATCGCTTTATTGCGTCTTACGGCACATCTTACAAAGCGCCTAATCTCGGGCAACTCCATGGCTATTATGGCAATTCGAACCTGGATCCCGAAGAGAGCAAGCAATGGGAAGGGGCATTTGAAGGTTTAACGGCGGGCGTGAACTGGCGCGTGTCAGGGTATCGTAATGATATCGATGACATGATCGATTACGACCCGCATACCGAGAAATACTTTAACGAAGGCAAAGTCCGTATTAAAGGCGTTGAAGCGACGGCGAATTTCGATACCGGTCCGCTGGCGCACACGCTGAGCTACGATTATGTCGATTCGCGCAATGCGATTACGGACAAGCCGCTGGCGCGTCGTTCCAAACAGCAGGTGAAGTATCAGCTCGACTGGCAGGTTTATGATTTTGACTGGGGCCTGACGTATCACTATCTGGGAACGCGTTATGACACGGACTACGTTACCTACCAGCCGGTAAAAATGGGAGGGGTTAGTTTGTGGGATCTGGCAGTATCATATCCAATCACCTCACAGCTGACAGTTCGTGGTAAAATCGCCAACCTGTTCGATAAAGATTACGAGACAGTTTATGGCTACGAAACTGCAGGACGGGAATACACCTTGTCTGGCAGCTACACCTTCTGA
- the trmA gene encoding tRNA (uridine(54)-C5)-methyltransferase TrmA: MTPEHLPTEQYDAQLDEKVARLQSLMTPFTDRAPEVFRSPVSHYRMRAEFRLWHDGDDLYHIMFESQTKSRIRVDSFPAASELINTLMTAMIEGVRNNHVLRHKLFQIDYLTTLSGQAVISMLYHKRLDDEWRQEAEALRDALRAKNLNVHLIGRATKTKIELDQDYIDERLPVAGKEIIYRQVENSFTQPNAAMNIQMLEWAIDVTKGSQGDLLELYCGNGNFSLALAQNFNRVLATEIAKPSVAAAQYNIAANNIDNVQIIRMAAEEFTQAMNGVREFNRLQGIDLKSYQCETIFVDPPRSGLDSETEKMVQAYPHILYISCNPETLCKNLETLSQTHNVSRLALFDQFPYTHHMECGVLLTAK, translated from the coding sequence ATGACCCCCGAACACCTTCCGACAGAACAGTATGACGCGCAGCTAGACGAAAAAGTGGCACGTTTGCAGAGCTTAATGACGCCATTTACTGATCGGGCTCCGGAAGTGTTTCGCTCGCCGGTCAGCCATTACCGTATGCGCGCCGAGTTCCGTTTGTGGCACGACGGTGATGACCTGTACCACATCATGTTCGAAAGCCAGACCAAAAGTCGTATTCGCGTCGACAGTTTTCCGGCAGCCAGCGAACTCATCAACACGCTGATGACGGCGATGATCGAAGGCGTTCGCAATAACCACGTCCTGCGCCACAAACTGTTCCAGATTGATTACCTCACTACCCTGAGTGGTCAGGCGGTAATATCAATGCTGTACCATAAAAGGCTGGATGACGAATGGCGTCAGGAAGCCGAGGCGCTGCGGGATGCACTGCGTGCGAAGAATCTGAACGTGCATCTGATTGGTCGGGCGACCAAAACCAAAATCGAATTGGATCAGGATTATATCGACGAACGATTGCCGGTCGCGGGTAAAGAGATTATCTACCGCCAGGTTGAGAACAGCTTCACGCAGCCGAATGCCGCCATGAATATTCAGATGCTGGAATGGGCGATTGATGTCACCAAAGGTTCACAAGGCGATCTGCTTGAGCTGTACTGCGGTAACGGCAACTTCTCGCTAGCGCTGGCGCAGAACTTCAACCGCGTATTGGCTACCGAAATCGCCAAGCCATCCGTTGCTGCAGCACAGTACAACATTGCGGCTAACAATATTGATAATGTACAAATTATTCGCATGGCGGCCGAAGAGTTCACTCAAGCGATGAACGGCGTACGTGAGTTCAACCGTTTGCAGGGCATCGATCTGAAGAGTTACCAGTGTGAAACCATTTTCGTTGACCCACCGCGCAGCGGCCTGGACAGCGAAACGGAGAAAATGGTGCAGGCGTATCCGCATATTCTGTACATCTCCTGCAACCCGGAGACGCTGTGTAAGAATCTGGAAACGTTGAGCCAGACGCACAATGTGTCACGTCTGGCGCTGTTCGATCAGTTCCCGTATACGCACCATATGGAGTGCGGGGTGTTACTGACCGCGAAGTGA
- a CDS encoding YijD family membrane protein, which translates to MKQSGQDKGTLLLALVAGLSINGTFAALFSSIVPFSVFPIISLVLTVYCLHQRYQNRTMPVGLPGLAAACFILGVLLYSTVVRAEYPDIGSNFFPAVLSVILVFWIGFKVRNRKQEIAE; encoded by the coding sequence ATGAAACAGTCAGGTCAAGATAAAGGTACGCTGCTGCTGGCGCTAGTTGCTGGCTTATCGATCAATGGCACATTTGCGGCGCTGTTTAGCTCCATTGTGCCATTCTCCGTATTCCCGATTATTTCGCTGGTGCTGACAGTTTACTGTCTGCATCAACGTTACCAGAATCGCACCATGCCTGTGGGATTACCGGGCCTGGCTGCCGCCTGTTTTATCCTCGGCGTTCTGTTATACAGCACAGTGGTGCGCGCGGAATACCCGGATATCGGCTCTAACTTCTTCCCGGCTGTACTGTCGGTAATTCTGGTGTTCTGGATCGGCTTTAAGGTGCGTAACCGTAAGCAGGAAATTGCGGAATAA